CGCTCCGCAGCGCCGGCCCGCTGGTAGATGTCCGGGATGCCGTCCTGGTCGTCGTCGCGGGTCTCCTCCTCGTACAGGCGCCGGTAGACGGCGTTGCGGCGCTTGATGAGGAGGGCCGCCAGGGCGGCGGCGAGCACGGAGCCGACGAGGACGGCGGCCTTGACCTGCTCGGAGACGACCTCGTCGGGGAAGGCCAGTTCACCGATCAGCAGGGCGACGGTGAAGCCGATCCCGGCCAGGACCGCGAGGGCGAGGACGTCCGCCCACGCCAGCTCGGGGTTGAGCTTCGCCCGGGTGAACCGGGCGGCCAGGTAGGTGCCGGCGAAGATGCCGAGGGTCTTGCCGGCCACCAGGCCGATGACGACACCGAGCGGTTCCGGCCGGGTGAAGACCTCTCCCAGGGCGCCGGCGGAGATCCCCACACCGGCCGCGAAGAGCGCGAACAGGGGTACCACCACACCCGCCGAGACGGGGTGGAGCAGGTGGGAGGTCCGCTCGGCCGGGGAGGCGGTCTCGCCCTCGTCGCGGGTGGTGCGCAGGATCAGCCCGATCGCGACGCCGGCGACGGTGGCGTGGACACCGCCGTTGTACATCAGCGCCCAGGTGACGATGCCGAGCGGCACGTACCACCACCAGCCGCGCACGCGGAAGCGCTGGAGGAGGTGGAAGAGGAGGAGGCAGGCGAAGGCCCCGCCGAGCGCGGCGAGGTTCAGGTCGTCGGTGAAGAAGACCGCGATGATGAGGATCGCGCCGAGGTCGTCGACGACGGCCAGGGTGAGCAGGAAGGCCCGCAGCGCGGCGGGCAGGTGGGTGCTGAGCACGGCGAGCACCGCGAGCGCGAAGGCGATGTCGGTGGCCATGGGGACGGCCCAGCCCTCCATGCTGCCGCCGCCGGCCGTGACCGTCACGGCGTAGAGGGCGGCGGGCACGATCATCCCGCAGAGCGCGGCGATGACGGGGAGGGCCGCGGTGGCGGGGGTGCGCAGTTCTCCCACGACCAGTTCGCGCTTGAGCTCGATACCGGCGACGAGGAAGAAGAGGGCGAGCAGCCCGTCGGCCGTCCAGTGCTCCACCGACAGGTCCAGGCCGAGGGCCGGTATGCCGAAGTGGAAGTCGCGTATCTGCTCGTAGGTCCCGCTCCACGGGGTGTTCGCCCACACCAGGGCGACGAGCGCGGCGGCCAGGAGGACCAGGCCGCCGACGGTCTCCGTCCTCAGCGCCTGGACCACGGCCATGCGTTCCGGCAAGGGGAGGAGTCCGAGGAAGGGGGAACGCTCGCGCGGGGCGTCGGCCATGAAAAGGACCTCCGGGAAATCGGGGGGAGAGAGGGCACACGAGCCCTGAGGACGCCGACCAGACTTCCCGGCACACCGCGCGTCCGCGGGCCCTGGACACGGGCACGGCGCTGACGCGTTCCTCACACCCTAACCGGACGGTCTCTTTCCCGCCATACCCCGTTTCACCTGCGGGAATCCGCTCCCCGGGCACGACGAGCGGGCCCGTGCACACCACGCCGTGGTGTGCACGGGCCCGCTCGGGGCCGGACCGCCGGGGGCGGTCAGACAGTGGCCTTCGCCGACTCCTGGTCCTCGTCGGACGGGGTGTCGTCGGTGATCTCACCGGCGTCGCGGGCCCGGACGAACTCCAGGAAGGAGTTCAGCTCGCGCTTGACGACCGGGGCGAGGAGGTACAGACCGATGATGTTGATGACGGCGAGCATGAAGAGCACGGCGTCGGCCATGTCGATCAGGGTCTGCAGCGTCAGCAGGGTGCCGGCGACCGCGAACAGCGTGTAGATGACCTTGAAGGTGATCTCACTGGCCTGGCTGCGCCCGAACAGGTGCGCCCAGGCCTTCATGCAGTAGTAGCCCCAGGTCAGCACGGTCGAGATGGCGAACAGCATCACCGCGACGGTGAGGATGTACGGGAACCAGGGCATGACCGTGGCGAAGGCGTCGGAGGTGATGGTGACGCCGCCGATGGACTCGCCCGCGCGGGCCTCGGCCCAACTGGCCGGGTTGGCGATGACGATGGTCAGCGCGGTCATCGTGCAGATGATGACGGTGTCGATGAAGGGCTCCAGCAGGGCGACCAAGCCCTCGCTGGCGGGGTGCTTCGTCTTGACCGCGGAGTGCGCGATGGGGGCGGAACCGAGACCGGCCTCGTTGGAGAACGCGGCCCGCTTGAAGCCGATGATCAGCGCGCCCAGGACACCGCCGGCGACGCCCTGGGGGTTGAAGGCGCCCTCGATGATGGTGGCGATCGCGGCGGGGACGGCCGTGATGTGCACCAGGATGACGACCAGGCAGGCGGCGATGTAGATGCCGGCCATGGCGGGGACGAGCTTGCTGGTCACGTTGGCGATGGAGCGGATGCCGCCGAGCAGGACGATGCCCACGAGCGCGGCGACCAGGATGCCGAAGAACAGCGCGCCGGCCGACGAGCCCATCAGGCCGTCCTCGCCGCCGGTGACGGAGACGAGCTGGGCGTAGGACTGGTTGACCTGGAAGAGGTTGCCGCCG
This portion of the Streptomyces changanensis genome encodes:
- the nhaA gene encoding Na+/H+ antiporter NhaA, which gives rise to MADAPRERSPFLGLLPLPERMAVVQALRTETVGGLVLLAAALVALVWANTPWSGTYEQIRDFHFGIPALGLDLSVEHWTADGLLALFFLVAGIELKRELVVGELRTPATAALPVIAALCGMIVPAALYAVTVTAGGGSMEGWAVPMATDIAFALAVLAVLSTHLPAALRAFLLTLAVVDDLGAILIIAVFFTDDLNLAALGGAFACLLLFHLLQRFRVRGWWWYVPLGIVTWALMYNGGVHATVAGVAIGLILRTTRDEGETASPAERTSHLLHPVSAGVVVPLFALFAAGVGISAGALGEVFTRPEPLGVVIGLVAGKTLGIFAGTYLAARFTRAKLNPELAWADVLALAVLAGIGFTVALLIGELAFPDEVVSEQVKAAVLVGSVLAAALAALLIKRRNAVYRRLYEEETRDDDQDGIPDIYQRAGAAER
- a CDS encoding alanine/glycine:cation symporter family protein; translation: MSLDSITTSVDEAVSGFFEPIATWLGEVVFYSVPVGGTALPLIVAWLVVAGLVFTAWFGLVQIRKFKLAVDVVRGKYDEKGSTGEVNHFQALTAAVSGTVGLGNIAGVAVAVSIGGPGATFWMILCGLLGMATKFVEVTLGVKYREVHPDGTVSGGPMHYLPKGLAERFGKNGKTLGKVLAVMASFMVLFFGLFGGNLFQVNQSYAQLVSVTGGEDGLMGSSAGALFFGILVAALVGIVLLGGIRSIANVTSKLVPAMAGIYIAACLVVILVHITAVPAAIATIIEGAFNPQGVAGGVLGALIIGFKRAAFSNEAGLGSAPIAHSAVKTKHPASEGLVALLEPFIDTVIICTMTALTIVIANPASWAEARAGESIGGVTITSDAFATVMPWFPYILTVAVMLFAISTVLTWGYYCMKAWAHLFGRSQASEITFKVIYTLFAVAGTLLTLQTLIDMADAVLFMLAVINIIGLYLLAPVVKRELNSFLEFVRARDAGEITDDTPSDEDQESAKATV